A stretch of Christensenellaceae bacterium DNA encodes these proteins:
- the yidA gene encoding hydrolase produces the protein MAYKLIALDLDNTLLNAQKQITPENREAILKAREKGIRIVLASGRAYPGILPVKKELGLDDYVVSCGGAQILNPQGDVIHSVYLPPIAAKQVMRWAALRGVHFQIYLDDGLYYLKRNQYSDYYEKICSYGGEPNPDLMDIETVLTAKIVLIDDEDKLKEYARELRITFPEFLFTKAQTGLLEVMNPEATKESAIAFIAGKLGIEQQQVIAIGDNSIDAGMIAYAGLGVAMGNAPEELKKNANYVCGTCEQSGVAEVIDKYILGV, from the coding sequence ATGGCTTACAAACTGATTGCACTCGATTTGGACAACACACTGTTAAACGCTCAAAAACAGATCACTCCGGAAAACCGCGAGGCGATCTTAAAGGCGCGGGAAAAAGGGATTCGCATAGTCCTTGCTTCGGGCCGGGCCTATCCCGGCATCCTGCCTGTGAAAAAAGAACTTGGTCTTGACGATTATGTCGTCTCCTGCGGCGGCGCCCAGATTTTAAACCCACAGGGAGACGTTATCCATTCCGTCTATCTTCCGCCTATCGCCGCCAAACAGGTAATGCGCTGGGCTGCTTTGCGCGGCGTCCACTTCCAGATCTACCTGGACGACGGGCTTTACTATTTAAAACGCAACCAATATTCCGATTATTACGAAAAAATTTGTTCCTATGGCGGCGAGCCCAATCCCGACCTGATGGACATTGAAACCGTCCTGACTGCTAAAATCGTACTCATTGACGACGAGGACAAGCTGAAAGAATACGCAAGGGAGCTGCGTATCACCTTTCCTGAGTTTCTTTTTACCAAAGCACAGACAGGACTTCTCGAGGTCATGAATCCCGAGGCGACAAAAGAAAGCGCCATTGCTTTCATTGCCGGCAAACTCGGGATCGAGCAGCAACAGGTCATTGCCATCGGCGACAACAGCATCGATGCCGGCATGATTGCGTATGCGGGCCTTGGCGTCGCCATGGGCAACGCGCCCGAAGAACTGAAGAAAAATGCGAATTATGTTTGCGGCACCTGCGAGCAGAGCGGTGTCGCGGAAGTGATCGACAAATATATCCTGGGGGTGTAA
- the hprK gene encoding HPr kinase/phosphorylase — MKRVIKIADLAKAIGLSIIYVGKRDTAEIDSSDLNRPGLQMSGFFEYFAVNRIQLFGMVEMTYLQTLDHTTRMERLDRFFSHPIPCVLIGRNLTPPDEFLECARKYDVPVLMSGLTTTKLSHKTSIYLDELLAPVISRHGGLMDVYGVGMFITGDSGVGKSETALELVKRGHRFVADDVVEIHKLSDDTLVGQSPDIIRHMMEIRGLGIIDVSVLYGMGSVVREKSITLSIHLEPGDVRDIDRLGTADNHITLLGIKVPQITLPVRPGRNLAIVMEVAAMNFRLKSIGQGGGEWLAQNIMDVVQQS; from the coding sequence ATGAAACGTGTCATCAAAATAGCTGATCTCGCAAAGGCGATCGGTTTAAGCATTATTTATGTGGGAAAACGCGATACCGCCGAGATCGACTCCAGCGACCTGAACCGCCCCGGACTGCAGATGAGCGGCTTTTTCGAATATTTTGCCGTGAACCGTATCCAGCTTTTCGGCATGGTGGAAATGACATATCTGCAAACGCTGGACCACACAACGCGCATGGAACGTTTGGACCGTTTTTTTTCACATCCGATCCCGTGCGTACTCATCGGGCGCAATTTAACGCCGCCGGATGAATTTCTTGAATGCGCGCGTAAATACGACGTTCCTGTGCTTATGTCCGGTCTTACAACGACCAAACTGAGTCACAAAACGTCGATTTACCTAGATGAATTATTAGCGCCCGTTATTTCCCGTCACGGCGGACTGATGGACGTATACGGTGTAGGAATGTTTATCACCGGCGACAGCGGCGTAGGTAAAAGCGAAACCGCCCTCGAACTTGTAAAGCGCGGACACCGTTTTGTCGCGGATGACGTTGTCGAAATCCATAAACTGTCGGACGATACGCTTGTCGGCCAGTCTCCCGACATTATCCGGCATATGATGGAAATCAGGGGCCTTGGTATTATCGACGTTTCCGTGCTTTACGGCATGGGCAGCGTAGTGCGCGAAAAATCGATCACCTTGTCCATTCATTTGGAGCCCGGAGATGTGCGCGATATAGACCGCCTTGGCACAGCAGATAACCATATCACGCTTCTGGGGATCAAGGTCCCCCAGATTACGCTTCCGGTGCGTCCCGGCCGCAACCTGGCCATCGTCATGGAGGTTGCCGCAATGAACTTCCGCTTAAAGAGCATCGGGCAGGGCGGCGGAGAGTGGCTGGCGCAGAATATCATGGATGTGGTGCAACAGTCATGA
- the murB gene encoding UDP-N-acetylenolpyruvoylglucosamine reductase has protein sequence MTQNKLVSELASAIGPEKVLENEPMSNHTTFKTGGNADLMLLVQTETQLLSALRILKNVHIPYILIGRGSNLLVSDEGLRGVVLKLADGFDKITVNGNLVYAQAGATLRATCLSAIYAGLGGLEFAGGIPGCVGGGVAMNAGAYGGELQDVTQDVRILTPDLEIHTLDGGQMNFSYRKSMVQETGCIVLGASFLLRPDDADKAMEKFNCLNARRKDKQPLNFPSAGSTFKRPQGNYASALIDKCKLKGFTIGGAQVSEKHAGFIINIGNASSRDIYELICHVRQEVLKQTGVMLEPEVKLLGEF, from the coding sequence ATGACGCAGAATAAGCTTGTATCGGAACTTGCCTCGGCAATCGGCCCTGAAAAGGTGCTGGAAAACGAGCCTATGTCTAACCATACGACGTTTAAAACAGGCGGCAATGCCGACTTGATGTTGCTTGTGCAGACGGAAACGCAGCTTTTGTCCGCCCTTAGGATCCTGAAAAACGTACATATTCCTTATATCCTCATTGGCCGCGGTTCCAATCTCTTGGTTTCGGACGAGGGCCTGCGGGGCGTCGTTTTAAAGTTGGCGGACGGATTTGACAAAATTACGGTGAACGGCAACCTTGTATACGCACAGGCGGGTGCAACGCTGCGCGCCACCTGTCTTTCCGCCATATACGCAGGCCTCGGGGGACTTGAATTCGCAGGCGGTATCCCCGGATGCGTGGGCGGCGGAGTGGCGATGAACGCCGGCGCATACGGCGGCGAGCTTCAGGATGTGACGCAGGACGTGCGCATTTTGACGCCTGACCTTGAAATACATACGCTTGACGGCGGACAAATGAATTTCTCCTACCGAAAAAGTATGGTTCAGGAAACCGGCTGTATCGTCCTCGGCGCTTCCTTTTTGTTGAGGCCGGATGACGCAGACAAAGCTATGGAGAAATTCAACTGTCTGAATGCGCGGCGCAAAGACAAGCAGCCTCTCAATTTTCCGAGTGCGGGCAGCACCTTTAAGCGTCCGCAGGGAAATTATGCCAGCGCGCTGATCGACAAATGCAAGCTGAAAGGTTTTACAATCGGCGGCGCGCAGGTTTCGGAAAAACATGCAGGGTTTATTATAAACATAGGGAATGCCTCGTCACGCGATATTTACGAGCTGATCTGCCATGTAAGGCAGGAAGTCCTTAAACAAACAGGCGTGATGCTGGAGCCAGAAGTAAAGCTCCTCGGCGAATTTTAA
- a CDS encoding phosphoesterase, whose protein sequence is MIEITWDTHTHTVHSHGTGTVEDNVRAAIEKGLEKIVISDHGVGHLCYNIKDVDAYLRDIDAVRKKYKSDIDVLAGVEMNLLSDDGEIDLPPQFADVFDVCLMGYHKLARFKGLKNKIHYMLPKSGGERAVARNTQAYLNAMDRYRIDIITHIGYGLPVDKYAVAAHAARVGTALEINAKHPEFTPDELKKCAGTGVMFSVGSDAHSIDRIGDFAPALLKAEQAGLRPEQIINARRNDL, encoded by the coding sequence ATGATTGAGATTACTTGGGATACGCATACGCATACGGTGCACAGTCATGGCACGGGCACGGTTGAAGACAATGTCCGCGCCGCCATCGAAAAGGGCCTTGAAAAGATTGTGATCAGCGATCATGGGGTCGGACACCTTTGTTATAATATCAAGGATGTGGACGCCTATCTGAGGGATATTGACGCGGTGCGTAAGAAATACAAAAGCGATATTGACGTGCTTGCCGGCGTGGAAATGAATCTCCTGTCGGATGACGGCGAGATCGACCTCCCGCCGCAGTTTGCAGACGTTTTCGATGTCTGTTTGATGGGCTATCATAAGCTTGCGCGTTTTAAAGGACTGAAAAACAAGATCCACTACATGCTGCCAAAAAGCGGCGGCGAGCGGGCGGTCGCGCGCAATACGCAGGCTTATCTAAACGCTATGGATCGGTACCGCATCGATATTATCACGCATATCGGTTACGGCCTCCCTGTTGATAAATATGCGGTCGCAGCGCATGCCGCCAGGGTTGGCACCGCTCTTGAAATCAATGCCAAGCATCCGGAATTCACGCCGGATGAACTGAAAAAATGTGCTGGAACGGGCGTGATGTTTTCTGTCGGCAGCGACGCCCATTCCATTGACCGTATCGGCGATTTCGCTCCTGCCCTCTTAAAAGCGGAGCAGGCAGGCCTCAGGCCCGAGCAGATCATCAATGCAAGGAGAAATGATTTATGA
- a CDS encoding nucleotide-binding protein, with the protein MKFTIVTGLSGAGRSSALKRLEDLGYYCVDNLMPELIPQFARLCMQSQHIRDKVAVTVDTRMGDFFDSVYATIDELKTMDLDLDILFLDASDAVLVKRFKEVRRKHPVSGSGEILAGIHLERRKLQQIKDMANHVIDTSSYNVMKLRQMIDMMYAEEGEKGLLVSIISFGYKRGIPLDADMVFDMRFIPNPFYVEGMRDHTGLEQDVRDFVLSFEQTRFFLDELVKIVEKLAPCFISEDKNQLVIGIGCTGGMHRSVVMAEELFRRLSDQGLRVTLEHRDINLEKNR; encoded by the coding sequence ATGAAATTTACGATTGTAACAGGACTCTCCGGCGCAGGCCGTTCCTCTGCCTTAAAGCGCCTCGAGGATCTCGGCTACTATTGCGTAGATAATTTAATGCCCGAGCTGATCCCCCAGTTTGCCCGGCTGTGTATGCAGAGTCAGCACATACGCGACAAGGTCGCGGTCACTGTGGATACGCGCATGGGCGATTTTTTCGATTCGGTTTATGCGACGATCGACGAACTGAAAACCATGGACCTCGATCTCGATATTCTGTTTCTTGACGCCTCGGACGCGGTTTTGGTCAAGCGCTTTAAGGAAGTGCGCAGAAAGCATCCGGTTTCGGGCAGCGGCGAAATCCTCGCGGGTATACACTTAGAGCGGCGCAAGCTGCAACAGATTAAGGATATGGCCAACCACGTAATCGATACCTCGTCTTATAACGTCATGAAGCTGCGCCAGATGATCGATATGATGTACGCGGAGGAGGGCGAAAAGGGCTTGCTCGTTTCCATTATTTCTTTCGGCTATAAGCGCGGGATACCTCTTGACGCGGATATGGTGTTCGATATGCGTTTTATCCCCAATCCTTTTTATGTGGAGGGCATGCGCGACCATACCGGCCTCGAGCAGGATGTGCGCGATTTCGTACTCTCCTTTGAGCAGACGCGTTTTTTCCTGGATGAGCTTGTAAAAATCGTCGAGAAGCTTGCCCCCTGTTTTATCAGCGAGGACAAAAATCAGTTGGTGATCGGCATCGGCTGTACGGGCGGCATGCACCGCAGCGTCGTCATGGCAGAAGAGCTATTCCGCCGCCTTTCGGACCAGGGCCTGCGCGTTACGCTTGAGCATCGCGATATTAATTTGGAAAAGAACCGGTAA
- a CDS encoding sporulation protein translates to MSFSSSAKDEICNLQITDDCCIMAELCALTLVCGNLKINSSGVHIHYNTENMAVAKRIYDTVAHILKIEADIQLKDNFLKKKHTYTIAVDNAMLLLSALGLEGNLLTDAVPPSYMLEKECCGVSILRGAFLGGGTVSNPRKNYHLEFVLNSQAYANVLCKLLENNQIRAKIIPRKQNFVVYLNEGDNIAAFLALIGAYSSVLNFENVRILKEMRNNVNRAVNCETANIGKTVNAAMVQINNIHLIDRHIGLENLSDTLREAALLRLNHPEATLQELCELGGITKSGMNHRLRKLNAIAEDFNDH, encoded by the coding sequence ATGTCGTTTTCGTCGTCTGCCAAGGATGAAATATGCAATTTGCAAATCACAGACGATTGCTGCATCATGGCAGAGCTATGTGCCCTGACGCTCGTATGCGGCAATTTGAAAATCAATTCGTCAGGCGTGCACATTCACTATAACACGGAAAATATGGCTGTTGCCAAACGGATTTACGATACGGTCGCTCATATTCTCAAAATCGAGGCGGATATCCAGCTCAAGGATAATTTTTTGAAAAAGAAGCATACCTATACGATCGCTGTAGATAACGCCATGCTGCTGCTGTCGGCGCTTGGACTGGAGGGAAACCTTTTAACGGACGCCGTTCCTCCCTCCTATATGCTGGAGAAAGAATGCTGCGGGGTGAGTATCCTGCGGGGCGCGTTTCTGGGCGGCGGTACGGTTTCCAATCCCAGGAAAAATTATCACCTGGAGTTTGTACTGAATTCGCAGGCCTATGCAAACGTGTTATGTAAATTGCTGGAAAATAATCAAATTCGTGCAAAAATTATACCACGAAAACAAAATTTTGTGGTATACTTAAACGAAGGGGACAATATTGCCGCTTTTCTGGCCTTGATAGGTGCGTATTCATCCGTTTTAAATTTTGAAAATGTTCGTATCTTAAAAGAAATGCGCAATAATGTAAACCGTGCTGTCAATTGTGAGACGGCAAATATTGGCAAGACCGTAAACGCCGCCATGGTGCAGATCAATAATATCCACCTGATCGACCGGCATATCGGGCTTGAAAACTTGAGCGATACGCTGCGCGAGGCCGCGCTGCTGCGCCTGAACCATCCCGAAGCGACGCTTCAGGAATTGTGCGAGCTTGGCGGCATAACCAAGTCGGGAATGAATCACCGTCTGCGTAAACTAAATGCGATCGCCGAAGACTTTAACGACCACTGA
- the ptsH gene encoding PTS sugar transporter subunit IIA: protein MIYKELVITNNDGLKAKAAASFVQVANQFDSQILIEFSNKKINAKSIMGLLSLGVKSGESIYVFANGVDEKEAIDALNELVESNFGE from the coding sequence ATGATTTACAAGGAATTAGTGATTACAAACAACGACGGATTAAAGGCAAAGGCGGCTGCGAGTTTCGTGCAGGTTGCAAACCAATTCGACTCCCAAATTTTGATTGAGTTTTCCAACAAAAAAATCAATGCGAAAAGTATCATGGGCCTGCTTTCCCTGGGAGTAAAATCCGGTGAATCCATTTATGTATTCGCGAACGGTGTAGACGAAAAAGAAGCAATCGATGCGCTGAATGAACTCGTAGAAAGCAATTTCGGCGAATAA
- a CDS encoding VOC family protein, giving the protein MTFNVFVNFDGNCREAVEFYAKVFRQDEARLMTYGEAPDENLKEEDKDRIMYADMTIGDSDVMFMDFSSDMQCVKGNNIQLTISDHDPQEVRRLFAELKEGGKVEMDLQETFWSALYGMVVDKFGVQWHIMQGE; this is encoded by the coding sequence ATGACATTTAATGTTTTTGTAAATTTTGACGGGAACTGCCGCGAGGCGGTGGAATTTTACGCAAAGGTATTCAGGCAGGATGAAGCGCGCCTGATGACATATGGCGAAGCGCCGGACGAAAATCTCAAGGAAGAGGACAAGGACCGGATCATGTATGCGGATATGACGATCGGGGATAGCGACGTGATGTTTATGGATTTTTCGTCCGATATGCAGTGCGTGAAAGGGAATAATATCCAGCTCACAATCAGCGACCATGATCCGCAAGAGGTGAGGCGGCTGTTTGCAGAGCTTAAGGAAGGCGGAAAAGTGGAGATGGACCTGCAGGAAACTTTTTGGAGCGCGCTTTACGGTATGGTTGTTGACAAATTTGGCGTGCAGTGGCATATTATGCAGGGCGAGTAA
- the uvrC gene encoding UvrABC system protein C: MNEKLEKKIKNLPQNPGVYIMRDQEGKVIYVGKARVLKNRVSQYFRKEAQKYAKVAAMVSHIDDFEYIITDTELEALILECNLIKKFRPYYNILLKDDKHFPYVRVDLNEDFPRFTVVRKVKDDGAKYYGPFIAAHIIRDVLDQIGRLYPLRSCNNDIARMIARGERPCLNYEMGRCIGPCTGRVSKEEYGELVKEVISVISGSNNALKKEMVRKMEKAAEELNFEQAALLRDRLALIDRIREKQRAGFPNLNDKDVFAIEKGLETAVVQAFLFRNGKLNFAQKYYLDYHNEPLPEMMREFLQQYYTDQSGIPKHIYTLPRPDDAELLEEWLSARRGSKVEIKEAARGDNRKLMELARKNALDAVKIKEGAKKQRQAAAGNLAKALELPETPERIECYDISNTQGTNNVSSMVVFTDGKPDRKKYRHFKIKGFEGANDFASMNETLERRLMRGLQGDESFLPMPDLIIIDGGKGQLSAARDALFALGCEDIPIVSLAKKQEEIFVPGREESILLRVGSPEYRLVTGIRDEAHRFAITYHRKLREKRHHTGELDKIEGVGDTRKRTLLKAFGSVKRIREASLADLQAVKGIPQNVAQVVYRYFHPDE; encoded by the coding sequence ATGAACGAAAAACTGGAAAAGAAAATTAAAAACCTGCCGCAGAATCCGGGCGTGTACATCATGCGCGATCAGGAAGGCAAGGTCATATATGTGGGCAAGGCGCGGGTGCTTAAAAACCGCGTCAGTCAGTATTTCCGTAAAGAAGCGCAAAAATATGCCAAGGTCGCGGCGATGGTTTCGCATATCGACGATTTTGAGTATATCATCACCGATACGGAACTGGAAGCGTTGATTCTGGAATGTAACCTGATCAAAAAATTCCGGCCGTATTATAATATCCTTTTGAAAGACGACAAACATTTTCCATATGTGCGCGTGGACCTGAATGAAGATTTTCCGCGTTTTACTGTGGTGCGCAAGGTCAAGGATGACGGGGCGAAGTATTACGGACCTTTTATTGCGGCGCATATCATCAGGGACGTGCTCGACCAGATCGGCAGGCTTTATCCGCTCAGGAGCTGTAACAACGACATTGCGCGTATGATTGCGCGCGGGGAGCGTCCCTGCCTTAATTACGAGATGGGACGGTGTATTGGGCCGTGCACGGGCAGGGTTTCAAAAGAGGAATACGGCGAGCTTGTCAAAGAGGTCATCAGCGTCATCTCCGGCAGCAACAACGCGCTGAAAAAGGAAATGGTGCGCAAGATGGAAAAGGCGGCGGAAGAGCTTAACTTTGAGCAGGCGGCGCTGCTGCGCGACCGGCTTGCGCTCATAGACCGCATTCGTGAAAAACAGAGGGCCGGCTTTCCAAACCTCAATGACAAAGATGTATTCGCAATCGAAAAGGGGCTGGAAACTGCAGTGGTGCAGGCGTTTTTGTTTCGTAACGGCAAGCTGAATTTTGCGCAGAAATATTACCTTGATTATCATAACGAACCACTGCCGGAGATGATGCGTGAGTTTTTACAGCAATATTATACGGATCAAAGCGGAATCCCCAAGCATATCTATACGCTTCCGCGTCCGGATGATGCCGAGCTTTTAGAGGAGTGGCTGAGCGCGCGCCGAGGTTCCAAGGTGGAGATCAAAGAAGCCGCGCGCGGCGATAACCGCAAACTCATGGAGCTTGCACGCAAGAATGCTCTTGACGCGGTCAAGATCAAAGAAGGGGCGAAAAAGCAGCGGCAGGCGGCGGCTGGGAACCTCGCCAAGGCGCTGGAGCTGCCAGAAACGCCAGAGCGCATCGAGTGTTACGATATTTCCAATACGCAGGGTACGAATAACGTATCCTCGATGGTTGTTTTTACGGACGGTAAGCCGGACCGCAAAAAGTATCGCCACTTTAAGATCAAGGGGTTTGAGGGCGCGAACGATTTTGCGTCCATGAACGAGACGCTGGAACGCAGGCTAATGCGCGGGCTGCAGGGGGATGAAAGCTTTTTACCGATGCCCGACCTTATCATCATCGACGGGGGAAAGGGGCAGCTTAGCGCGGCGCGCGACGCGCTGTTCGCGCTGGGGTGTGAAGATATTCCTATCGTGAGCCTGGCAAAAAAACAGGAAGAAATATTTGTACCCGGCAGGGAAGAGAGTATTTTGCTGCGGGTAGGCAGTCCGGAATATCGCCTGGTGACGGGGATCCGCGACGAAGCGCATCGCTTCGCGATCACATACCACCGTAAACTGCGTGAAAAGCGGCATCATACCGGCGAACTGGATAAGATCGAAGGCGTGGGAGATACCAGAAAACGTACGCTCCTCAAAGCGTTTGGAAGCGTAAAGCGGATACGCGAGGCGTCGCTTGCGGATTTGCAAGCAGTCAAGGGGATTCCGCAGAATGTTGCGCAGGTGGTCTACCGGTATTTTCATCCGGATGAATAG
- a CDS encoding peptidoglycan glycosyltransferase gives MKKKINIKKNMRAMLAVFCCLFVLLGTYLLYSTVAYGDQWFTTPFNPRIASKNNVKDAGSIYDRNGVVLAYSDGDTRKYAPSEDMRRAVSHIVGDIYGRTLGAETYFAKYLYGYDQNVADKFASVQSGKKGGDVYLTIDAELCEYIYDNMEKDGAVVLMNYKTGEILASVSKPTFDPNTVKEDTDESGSKFVNRVTQGLYPPGSTMKIVTTAAALENGVTDLEIDCVGEAIIEGQKVTCPKDGGHGHVDLATAFEKSCNIYFGELAVEIGGDAMLKTADEFGFNYNFKFPDFRMNNSVFEVSGNKGDLAWAGIGQYHDLLTPMHNMMISAGIAGGGVMMQPNTLLDVRYGGNSSYTYTPTQFRTVASADVASTIAEYMRQTVASGTATKADVSGVTVCGKTGTAEYVDQDTGETENHSWFVGFIEDADHPLAIAVLGEGAGFGSAYATPLAGSILSEAVDMGY, from the coding sequence ATGAAAAAGAAAATAAACATCAAAAAAAATATGCGCGCCATGCTGGCGGTATTCTGCTGCCTGTTTGTACTGCTGGGCACATACCTTTTGTATTCTACGGTGGCGTACGGCGACCAGTGGTTCACCACGCCTTTTAACCCGCGTATCGCGTCCAAAAACAACGTGAAAGATGCGGGGAGTATCTATGACCGCAACGGCGTCGTACTTGCCTATTCGGACGGCGATACGCGCAAATATGCGCCGAGCGAGGATATGCGCCGAGCGGTGAGTCATATCGTAGGTGATATTTATGGGCGTACATTGGGAGCTGAAACGTATTTTGCCAAATATTTGTATGGCTACGACCAGAATGTGGCGGATAAGTTCGCCAGCGTGCAGAGCGGGAAAAAGGGCGGCGACGTATACCTGACGATCGACGCGGAGCTATGCGAATATATTTACGATAACATGGAAAAGGACGGGGCTGTGGTACTCATGAACTATAAAACGGGCGAGATTCTGGCAAGCGTGAGCAAGCCGACCTTTGACCCGAACACCGTCAAAGAAGATACGGATGAAAGCGGTTCCAAATTTGTCAATCGCGTGACGCAGGGGCTGTATCCGCCGGGTTCGACGATGAAGATCGTTACCACGGCGGCGGCGCTCGAAAACGGCGTAACGGATCTTGAGATCGACTGCGTAGGGGAGGCCATCATCGAGGGACAAAAGGTCACCTGCCCCAAGGATGGCGGGCACGGGCATGTCGATCTGGCGACGGCGTTTGAAAAATCGTGCAATATCTATTTCGGCGAACTTGCGGTGGAGATCGGCGGCGACGCGATGCTTAAGACGGCGGATGAATTTGGGTTTAATTATAATTTCAAGTTTCCGGATTTCCGTATGAACAACAGTGTGTTTGAGGTGTCCGGCAACAAGGGCGACCTTGCGTGGGCGGGGATCGGCCAATATCACGACCTGCTGACGCCCATGCACAATATGATGATTTCTGCGGGTATCGCGGGCGGTGGCGTGATGATGCAGCCAAACACGCTGCTTGACGTACGGTATGGCGGGAACAGTTCTTATACCTACACGCCTACGCAGTTTCGGACGGTCGCGTCCGCGGACGTTGCTTCCACCATTGCAGAATACATGAGGCAGACAGTGGCGAGCGGTACGGCGACAAAGGCGGACGTTTCGGGCGTGACGGTGTGCGGTAAGACGGGTACGGCGGAATATGTGGACCAGGATACCGGAGAAACGGAAAACCATTCATGGTTCGTCGGCTTTATAGAAGACGCAGACCATCCTCTGGCGATTGCAGTACTCGGCGAGGGCGCAGGCTTTGGTTCGGCATACGCGACGCCGCTTGCCGGAAGTATCCTGAGCGAAGCGGTCGATATGGGTTATTGA
- a CDS encoding cell division protein FtsW: protein MIIKRYGAGIVLTFMILFLLSGMLLLSFAGGAFDMQPILVGIVFAVFVILQYNILRKVFKHFERFTLLIADFLCIISIVILYRLNPDTALKQFMWILIGNVAMVIVMLVIKRAHDFGKANWVFMILAVGMLGLTLVLASTIGGAKNWIRIGGISVQPSEFAKILFLIVTAYFLSSKNRKRDMWPYFVFTIACVGILVLSKDLGAALLFAGTFLIVFYVGTGSAGITLGALGAFALGAFLSYKMFDHVKTRVEVWQDPWATYNDKGYQIVQGLLAIASGGLIGTGLGLGMPEVIPVGTSDYIFAAISEEFGIIVAIAIIALYLVFIIRGILIAMDARTTFDKLLVFGATVMLSLQSFIIIGGVIKLIPLTGITMPFVSAGGSSMVASMMQLGIIEGVALKNGEYEEAELAEMGGAVE, encoded by the coding sequence ATGATCATTAAAAGATATGGCGCGGGTATCGTGCTTACATTCATGATATTATTTCTGTTGTCAGGCATGCTGCTGCTTTCTTTCGCGGGAGGAGCCTTTGATATGCAGCCTATACTGGTTGGCATTGTGTTTGCAGTGTTCGTTATCCTGCAGTACAATATTCTGCGCAAGGTATTCAAGCATTTCGAGCGGTTTACCCTGCTGATCGCGGATTTTTTGTGTATTATCAGTATCGTTATCTTGTATCGGCTGAATCCGGATACGGCGCTTAAACAGTTTATGTGGATACTGATTGGCAATGTGGCGATGGTCATTGTGATGCTGGTTATTAAGCGGGCGCACGATTTCGGCAAGGCCAATTGGGTTTTTATGATTCTGGCGGTAGGCATGCTGGGATTGACGCTGGTGCTCGCGAGTACGATCGGCGGCGCGAAAAACTGGATCAGGATCGGCGGGATCAGCGTGCAGCCAAGCGAGTTCGCCAAGATATTGTTTTTGATCGTGACGGCTTACTTCCTGTCGTCTAAAAACCGTAAGCGCGACATGTGGCCGTATTTTGTATTTACAATCGCGTGCGTGGGCATATTGGTGCTTTCCAAAGACCTCGGTGCGGCGCTGCTTTTTGCGGGCACGTTTCTGATCGTGTTTTATGTCGGTACGGGAAGCGCGGGGATCACCTTGGGCGCGCTGGGCGCGTTTGCTCTCGGCGCTTTTTTGAGCTACAAGATGTTCGACCACGTAAAAACGCGCGTGGAGGTGTGGCAGGATCCGTGGGCGACGTACAATGACAAAGGATACCAGATCGTGCAAGGACTTTTAGCCATCGCCAGCGGCGGCCTGATCGGCACGGGACTTGGACTCGGCATGCCGGAGGTCATTCCGGTAGGGACATCCGACTATATTTTCGCCGCCATTTCTGAAGAATTCGGTATCATCGTGGCCATCGCGATTATCGCGCTTTATCTCGTATTCATCATTCGGGGTATCCTGATCGCTATGGACGCGCGTACGACGTTTGATAAACTGCTGGTGTTCGGCGCGACGGTAATGCTGTCGCTGCAAAGCTTTATCATCATCGGAGGGGTCATCAAGCTGATACCCTTAACGGGTATTACTATGCCCTTTGTGAGCGCGGGGGGAAGTTCTATGGTCGCGTCGATGATGCAGCTTGGCATCATCGAGGGCGTTGCCCTCAAAAACGGCGAATATGAGGAAGCGGAGCTTGCGGAGATGGGGGGCGCGGTAGAATGA